The Methylococcus sp. Mc7 genomic sequence GCCTGAACCGGGGAAGCGCCGTGAGCACCGAGCAGTTCCCGCCCCAATTCCTGCGCGAAATGATCGAGCAACTGGATGCCAGCATCCAGGATCTCGTGCGCAAGGAAAAGGGGCTCGCGGCCTCCCTGGGCACGGGCAGGGTCGCCGAACTCAAGGAGTACTGGGACCACGTCCTCACTCCCGAGGAAGAATGGGAGCTCAAGCGGACCATGGACTTCCGCGACCGCGAACTGGTGTGGATCTGGTCCCGCCTCAAGCGTGCCCGCACCAGCCGCGCCAACGCCGGGGAAGCCTACATGCGCCACCTGTCACCCGCGGCGCGCAAAAACAATCAATCCTGACTGGAGTCGACTCAACATGGCAAAGGAAGTGGTCTACAAAGGGAACGCGCGGCAGCGCATGATGCAGGGCATCGAGATTCTCGCCCGCGCGGCGATGCCGACGCTGGGCGCCACCGGCCCCAGCGTCATGATCCAGCACCGCGCCGACGGCCTGCCCCCCGTTTCGACCCGGGACGGCGTCACGGTGGCGAATTCCATCGTGCTCAAGGACCGCGTCGCCAATCTCGGCGCCCGGCTGCTGCGGGACGTCGCCGGCACCATGTCCCGTGAAGCGGGCGACGGCACCACGACCGCCATCGTGCTGGCCCGCCATATCGCCAAGGAGATGTTCAAGAGCCTCGCCGCCGGGGCCGATCCCGTCGCGCTCAAGCGCGGCATCGACCGTGCCGTCGCCTGCGTGACCGAGGACATCCGGGCCCGGGCCTGGCGCGGCGAGCAGGAGTCGCTCATTCTGGGAGTTGCAGCCGTGGCCACCAAGAACGAGCCCGGGGTGGGCCGTCTGCTGCTGGAAGCGCTGGGGGCGGTCGGCGTCCACGGCGCCGTGTCGGTCGAGCTGGGGCAGCGGCGCGAGGACGTGCTCGACGTCGTCGACGGCTATCGCTGGGAGAAGGGTTATCTGTCGCCCTATTTCGTGACCGACCGGACCCGGGAGCTGGCCGAACTCGAAGACGTGTACCTGCTGATGACCGATCTGGAGGTGACCGATTTCATCGATCTGGTGCCGCTGCTGGAGGAGGTCACCGAGGCCCGCGGCAGTCTGTTGATCGCCGCCGACCGCGTTCACGAGAAAGCCCTCGCCGGCATTCTGCTCAATCACGTGCGCGGCGTGTTCAAGGCGGTCGCCGTCACCGCTCCGGGGTTCGGCGACAAGCGGCCCAACCGCCTCTTGGACTTGGCCGTGCTGACCGGTGGCCGCGCGATCCTGGAGGCCAAGGGCGACCGGCTGGACCGGGTCACGCTGGCCGACCTGGGGCGGGTGCGCCGGGCGGTGGTCAGCGCCGACGAAACCGCGCTGCTCGGAACGCCGGGTACCGAAGCCTCCCGCGCCCGCCTCGAAGGTCTGCGCCTGGAGGCCGAACAGTACCGGGCCCTCAAGCCCGGCCAGGGCTCGGCGACCGGGCGCCTGCACGAACTCGAGGAACTCGAGGCCCGCATCATCGGCCTGAGCGGCAAGTCCGCGGTTTACCGCGTGGGCGGCGTGACCGACGTGGAGATGAAGGAGCGGATGGTGCGGATCGAAAACGCCTACCGCTCGGTGGTCTCCGCCCTGGAGGAGGGCGTGCTGCCGGGCGGCGGGGTCGGATTCCTCGGCAGCCTTCCCGCATTGGCGGAACTCGGAGCGCGCGACGCGGACGAAGCGCGCGGCATCGGCATCGTCCGTTCGGCGCTGGCGGAGCCGTTGCGGGTCATCGGGGAAAACTCGGGGCTGTCGGGGGAGGCCGTCGTCGCCAAGGTCATGGATCACCCGAATCCCGGCTGGGGCTACGACCAGGAAAGCGGGAGTTTCGGCGACCTCCATGCCAAGGGAATCTGGGACGCCGCCAAGGTGCTCAGACTGGCCCTGGAGAAAGCCGCATCGGTCGCCGGCACTTTTCTCACCACCGAAGCGGTGGTGCTGGAAGTGCCCGATCAAGCGGCTTTTGCCGGCTTCAGCGCGAATTGGGCCGCCGCGACCAGAGAGGACCCGCGGGTCTGAATGGGGTGGGAAAAGCTCAAATTCCGGGAAATCAGGCCATAGCGTAACGTACGCCGTTACGACCGTTCTGCTTGGCCTGGTAGAGGGCATTGTCGGCCTTCAGCAGCAGGTCCTTCAGGCTGGTGGCGGACGCGGAGTCGGCCACGCCGATGCTGGCCGTCAGCGGGCGGGACAGCTCGAGGTCCAGGGGCTGGCGCCGCTCGATCGCGCTGCGGATGCGGTCGGCGGTCTGGATGGCGGCGGCTCCGCCCGTGTCCTGGGTGATGATCAGGAATTCTTCGCCCCCCATCCGGCATACGATGTCGCTGGTGCGCACGGTTTCCCGCATGACGCGGGCGGCATGAACGAGCGCCTGGTCGCCGGCGTCGTGGCCGAGGGTGTCGTTGATGGATTTGAACCAGTCGAGGTCGAGCATCATGATGCTCAGCGGCCGGCCGAACATCCGCGCCTCCGCCCATTCCTGTTCCAGTCTGTCCATCGCGTAGCGGCGGTTGGGCAGGCCGGTGAGCTGGTCGGTATGGGCCATGAGTTCCAGGCGGCGGTTCGCGGCGGCCAGTTCCGAGGAGTAGCGCTCGATTTCCTTGCGTTCCCGCGCGAGCTTCTTGTGCAGGGTGATGATGCGCTGGCCGGCCCATATGCGGGCCTTGAGGACTCTGACGCTGGGCGGTTTGATGACGTAATCGTCGATGCCCGCGCCGAAGGCTTCGACCAGCGCATCCTCGCTCTCGCTCGCCGTGAGCATGACGATGTAGACGTTGCCGCCCAGCGCGGACGCCCGCAGTGCCTTGCACAGCTCCAGCCCGTTCATGGGCTTCATGTGCCAATCCGTGATCACCATTTCCGGTTCGTGCTCGAGCGCGTATTCGAGCGCCGCTTCGCCGTCCCGCCGTGACGCGACGTGATGCCCGTCCGCTTCGAGCTGGCGGGACAGCCGGGTCAGCATGAGGGGGTCGTCGTCCGCGAGCAGCACGTGCAGCTTTTCGTCCGCCTGCGGCATCTGGCCGGAAGGCTCCGCGCTGCCGGTTTGATCGTCGTCGGCGATGCCGATCATCCGGGTCCAGTCGAGCCATTCCGCCTGCGGGCCGCCGAGCAGGTGTGCCAGATCCTCGTCGTCGAGTCCGCATTTTCTCGCTTCCACCTGCAGTATCGGCGACAACGCCATCCGCCGCGGCTCTTCGGCGAGGCGGTAATCCGCGACCCGCCGCGCCAGGACCAACTGCCGGGCGAAACGGCCGGTGCGGCCGTCGTCCTGGATTTCGTCTCGGTGGCTCAGTTCGAGCGCGTCGATGAAAACCTGCGGAAATCCCCAGTCCGTCAGCAGCATCCGGCTCAGGTCGTCGTGATCGGTGGCAAAGCGCTCCCGTTCCAGGGCGATCAGCCTTTCGCCGTCCGCCTGCCGCAGACATTCGCCGTATTCCTGCGGCCAGGCCGTGGCCAGGGCGAGACGGCCCACGTCGGCCAGGAGGCCCAGCGTGAAAGCTTCCTTGGGTGCTACGGTAGGCACCTGGGCCGTGATCGACTGGAGCGCAACGGCGCAGGCCAGGGACTTTTGCCAGTAGGCGGCATAGTCGAACGCCTCGCATCTGCCTTCGCGATGGGCGTCGATGAGCGAGAGGCTCAGTGCGAACTGGCGGATGGCCGGGAGGCCCAGGAGGTTCATGGCGTCGATGACGCTGGCGATGGGCCGGCGCGTGCCCTGGGCGGGCGCGTTGGCGAAGCGCAGTATCCGCCCGGTGAGCGCCGGGTCGGTCTGGATCAACTGGGCCAGCGCTTCCGCCGTGACGTCTTCGCGCTGAGCCAGGCTCAGGATCGCTGCGGCCGTGCGGGACGGGGTGGGCAGCGAGTCGCACAGCGTTGGCTTATGCATCGTCCGCGGGTCCGAGTCGAGACGTAACGAGGGTTTCCGGTCTTCCGGCACCAGGGCTGGGGAGCTTATCGCGGTTCATCGTCAACGCCCTTTGCCGGATCTCCCTGGGAGGAGCCGCTCCGCATATCCTCCAGCAACCCGGCGGCGGCGGTTTCCAGCGCACGGATCAGCGTCGGATCCGGGGCCGATCCCGCCGTCCGGGCCCGGTCTTCCAGCCGTGCGGCCAGCTCCCGGACCGCCCCGGCGCAGAAATGCCCCGCCATGCCTTTGATGGCATGCGCCGCATCGGCCAGCGCGGCCATGTCCGCAGTCGTTCCCGCTTCACGCAAGGCGGCGAGGTGCTTGGGGATTTCCTCGATGCAGAGACCGATCATTTCCGCCAGGAGTTCCTCGTCGTGGTCCAGGCGCGTCAGCGCTTCCTCCCTGCTCCAGGAAGGACCGCCCGGGCCGGACCCGCCATCGTCGCCCGCGGGTCCCTGCCCGGCTTCCCCGGAGTCCATGGACGCGGAAGTGCCCAGCCAGCGCTCGAGCGCCTCGGCCAAGCGGTCCCTGGAAACCGGTTTGCTGAGATAGTCGTCCATGCCGGCCGCCAGGCATTTTTCCCGCTCGCCCGTCGCGGCATGGGCGGTGAGCGCGACGACCGGCGTGCGTCCCGACCCCGCGGACAGCTCCCTTGCGCGCAGTTCCTCCGTGGCTTCGTAGCCTCCCAGCACCGGCATCTGGCAGTCCATCAGAACCAGGTCGTAGCGGGAGCGGGCCAGCAGCTCCAGCGCGGCCTGGCCGTTGTCGGCGACGGCGGGAGCGATTCCGAACTTGCCGAGCATGGCGACGATCACTTTCTGGTTGACCCGGTTGTCCTCCACCACCAGCACCCTGCGGCCTTCATAAGCCGGCAGGACGGCCTCCGACTTGTCGGGTGTCCGGGACTTCTCCTTGGCCTTGGTGGCGAGCACTTCCGCGATGGCGTTGAACAGCAGCGACTGCCGCACCGGTTTCAGCAGGCTGCGTGCGATCCCGAGCGCCCGAAGCTCGGCTTCGCTGGCCAAGCCGCCGGAGGACAGCAGCAGGCGCGGAATGTCCTTGAGACCCGGGTCGGCATTCATGGCCCGGGCGAGTCCGTAGCCGTCCATGTGCGGCATGTGGAGATCGAGCAAGACGAGGTCGTAGGGTCTCGATTCGCGCTGGGCGGCTTCCAGCTCGGCCAGGGCCGTGTCGCCCCGGTCGGCTTCGTCGACCTCCAGGCCCCAGTGGGTCAGATAGTGGGTCAAGATGACGCGGTTGGTGGCGTTGTCGTCCACCACCAGCACCCGCCAGTGGGAGAAGTCCGGCAGGGCCGGTGCGGACGCACCGGCGATGTGTTCCAGGGGGAGCGTGAACCAGAAGCGGCTGCCTTGGCCGGGAGCGCTTTCCAGGCCGATGTTTCCCCCCATGAGTTCGACCAGGTTCCGGCAGATGGACAGGCCGAGGCCGGTGCCGCCGAAGCGGCGGGAGGTGGAGCCGTCGGCCTGGGTGAACGGCTGGAACAGCCGCTCCTGAACCTCCGGCGCGATGCCGATGCCGGTGTCCCGAATCTCGAAGCTCAGGTTCGTCCGCCCCTCGCCCGCGTCCGCCTGCATCACCTTGACCGAAACCTCGCCGTTTTCGGTGAACTTGACGGAGTTGCCGAGCAGGTTGGTGAGCACCTGGCGGATGCGCGTCGGATCGCCGGTCCACATCCTGGGCATGTCCGCGGGCAGGAAGCAGTTCAGCTCCAAGCCTTTGTCGTGGGCGCGGCCGGCCAGCAGGGCGCAGACCTCTTCGACCAGGTCGGGCAGGTTGAATTCGGTCCGCTCGATCTCGACCTTCCCCGCTTCGAGCTTGGAGAAGTCGAGAATCGAGTTGATGATTTCGAGCAGGGATTCGGCGGAATTCGATGCGGTTTCCACCAGATCCCATTGCTCGCGGGACATGTCGGTATCCTTCAGCAGCTCCAGCATGCCGAGCACGCCGTTCATCGGGGTGCGGATCTCATGGCTCATGTTGGCCAGGAACGCGCTCTTGGCCTGGGTGGCCTCCACGGCGGCATCATGGGCGGCTTTCAGGGAGGCCTCGGCGCGGTCCTCGAGTATCGCCAGCGCCAGCATTTCGCCGACCTGCCGGAGCATCGCCATCCGCGCCTCGTTGCGAGCGGGGTTGGGGTCGGTGTAGAGAAACATGACGCCCAGTACGTCGCCGCCGGACGCGATGGGCACGATGTAATGGCCGTGGGCTTCCATGCCCTCGAAGCGGTGTTCGTGCCGGGCGTCCTTGAAGCAGTCGTCGGATACCAGGATTTCGCCGGAAACCGCGCTTCGGCCGCACAGGCAGGCGCCCAGGGGAATGGTCTGTTCGCGCCGGATGAATTCGTCGCAGAATTTTCCTTCCAGGACGAACAGATTCAGGCGGTCCTCGTCCTCCGCCCTCAGGAATATCCCACCCTTGCGTTGCAGGTCGAAAGTAGCGAGCCCGAACAGGATGTCGAGCACGCGCCGGCACCGTTCGCTCAGCGGGCCGCTTTGCTGCAGGGTTTCGGTGATGCGGAGGCGGGCGGTGGTGTCCTCCTGCTCCATCGCGAGCGCGCGTTCCCGTTCGACCTTGACGCTCACGTCGTGCTGGATCTGGACATAGCCCACCAGGCCGTTGCCTTCGGTATGGATCGGGGTGGTACTGATCTCCGCCCAGTAATCCTGGGCATCGCGGGTGTCGGGTCCGGTCCGACGCCGGTTCAGGAGCCGGCCGGACCAGGGTTGGCCGGTCCGGAGCGCCGCCTGCATGGCGGCCAGGGTCTGCGGATCGGCGAGCGGGCTGTCCAGGACACTGGGGCTTTGGCCGAGCAGTTCCGGTTCCGCCATTCCACTGAAACGGCACAGCGCCGGATTCGCATAGATGATGCGGCCGGCGTGGTCGGTGATCAGGATCATCTCGCTGTTGGCATCCATCGCCTGCTTGAGGCGGGCGAGCTGGGCCTCGGTTTCCTTTTGTGCCGTGACGTCGCGGCGGATGGATATGTACTGGCGTGGCTTGCCCGTATTGTCCATCAGCGGGACGATGGTGCTGTCGACCCAGTAGCGGGTTCCGTCCTTGCGGCGGTTGCAGAATTCGCCCTGCCAGATATTTCCACGGGCGATGGTGCGCCACATGTCGCGGATGTAGGCCTTGCGGTGGTAGCCGGAATTGACGATGCGGTGGTCCTGGCCCACGAGTTCGTCGCGGCCGTAGCGCGATACCGCGCAGAAGTTGTCGTTGGCGTACAGTATCTTGCCCTGCAGGTCGGTGATGCTGACCAGCGCATGCGCATCCAGCGCTTCCAAGAGTTCCTTGTTGCGCTGGCTTTCCATGGCGATCTGCCGCGCGAGGGGCCGCAGCGCCATGATCCACAGCAAAGGGGTGCTGAGAACGGCAAGCAGCATCCCGTCCAGTGCGCTTTCCTGCCACGGCGGCAGCTCCAGCCCGGTGCGCCGGATCGCCTCCAAGAGCGCCATCACGACGACTTCGGTCAGGATGACGATGAGGCAGATGCTGCCCAGGGAGCGCAGGAAGCGCTGCCGCATGGCAGGGGGGGAAGTGAGATCTTCGGACATGGTTTCCTTACGCGTTGTGGGCAGGGATGGGGTCCGCGGCGCGAACGGTTGATGAGGCGGCGGCCACCCTTGCTCGGACTGCGGCGCAGTCTAATGTGAAATCGTTTACGGCTTCAACAGGGTTCCGCGGTAGGAAAAGCCGGCCCGGCGGCGCGTCCTGCCCGCGTCAGGCTGGGTCATGCCGCTGATTCTCTGCGACAATCGGCCGCATTGAAGGCGCGTGACCGAGTTGCTACCGTGTCGCCCACACGCCCCGTTGCCGATGAACAGAAATCGGTCCCGCACAGGGGCGGCATTCGGACCCGGCAAGGCTTGCCTTTGGAAGGTCCGGCAAAACAAGAAATCAAGATGTGGTTATGCATGGCCGGCTCCGCCTGGAAGGGTGGCCGCCGTACGAATGGTCGATCGTAGCTTCATGCCAAGGAGATAGCCACCGATGTTGAGCGAACAGTACCTGTCTTCCGTTTCCAGACCCGTCGAATTTCCCGATTGGAACCGTTTCAGCAGCTTGTACGTGGACCGGCCCGATCAGGCGTGGGAATGGATGCGCCAGACGGGGGTTCTGCCGGCCGCCCTGGATTGGGTCCGCCCGGAAGTGGCGGAGGCATGGTGCCGCTGCTTCGAGGATTACCGGCTTCCGCCGGGCACCGACGACTGGCCCCGCAAGGCGGACGGCGCGGACGAACCCGGCCCGTCCGTTTCTTTGGAACTTGCATCCGTGTGGGAAAGGGTGCGCAGCGTTTTCGATTTCCTGAAAGGCGCCCAGGCCGCCCTGGTCGTCGCGGACGCCCGGTGCCGGATTTTCCGGGTGCTGGATGACGGACTGCGGATGGCGCCCGTCGTCCGGGAAGTGCTCAAGGTCGGTGCCGACTGGCGGGAAGAAGTGCTCGGCAACAACGGCATCGGCAGCGCGGCGGCGCTGGGTACGGCCATCGCCTTCGAAGGCAAGGAGCACTACGGCGCGAGATTGCACGCCCTCGTGACCGCCGGCTGTCCGCTGCGGAACGCGGCCGGCGAAACGACCGCCCTGGTCGGCCTGATAAGCGACCGGCGCGGCTCCGCGGGCGCGTTGCTCGCCTTCCTGCGCATGGCTTGCGACGGGCTGGCCGCACCGCGATCGGACCGGGAGGGTCAGGGGGCCGGACCTTGCCTCGAGCGATGCCGAAGGGCTGAAAACACGCTCGAAGTGCCGCCGGCTACTCCGCCCGGCGAACAGAGCCTGATCAGCGACGCGGCGGTCGAGGGCCTGCTCGACAAGGCCTTGCGGTTGCAGGAGCGAGGGATTCCGCTTCTCGTCAGCGGCGAATCGGGCACGGGAAAGGAATACCTGGTTCGATTCGCCCACCGCCTCGGGCCGCGGCGGAAAGGACCGCTGGTGGCCGTCAACTGCGCTTCGATTCCCAAGGACCTCATCGAGAGCGAACTTTTCGGTTACGAAGCCGGCAGTTTCACCGGAGCCCGCAGCCGCGGAAAGCCGGGAAAATTTCTCCTGGCCGATGGCGGCGTGCTGTTCCTCGACGAAATCGGCGACATGAGCTTCGATCTCCAGGCGACGCTGCTGCGCGTGCTGGAGACCGGCGAGTTCGTGCCGGTCGGCGGCGCCAAGCCCTTGCGTGTCGACGTCCAGGTCGTGGCGGCGACCAACGTCGACTTGCAGGAAGCGATCCGCCAGGGGCGTTTCCGGCGCGATCTGTATTACCGGCTCAATGGGGCACGTCTGCACCTGCCGCCGCTGCGGCAGCGGCCCGACCGGTCCCGGATCGTGCAGGCGGTTTTCGAACAGGAAGCCGCGGCGGCGGGAGGCCGGCGGATTCGTTTGAGCGAAGAAGTCATGGCATTGTTCGAGCGCCACCCCTGGCCGGGAAACTTGCGGGAACTGCGCAACGTGATCAGGAATGCCCTGTTCGCCTGTTCCGGCGGCGTGTTGACGGTGGACGATCTGCCGGCGGATTTTCTCGAAGAGGCGGGGCAGGGCGGCGCCTCGTCCGGCCCGGATGGATGGGAAGCTGCCCGCTTCGCCGACGGACTCTGCCTGTCGAAAGTGGAATCGGAAAGCATCGCCGCGGCCATCTGCAGATGCCGCGGCAACATGAGCCAAGCCGCCCGTGTTCTCGGCATCGCGCGCTCGACGCTGTACAAGAAGGTGTCCCGTTACGGGTTGGCCTGACGGGGGGCATGTGGTGTGCGTGAAATCCCGCAGTGCCATCGCGAGCTCACGCGATTCCGCTGCCAGCAAAACCGCCGGCGCCCCGCTCAGTCCGTTTTTGCTCTATGGACCGGGATTTGCTTGAGTCATTCGCAGTGGTCGTCCGGGGTCCATGCGTAGAAGGCCCTCTCCATTCCCCGGTCGGCCGCCTCTTTCTTTATCGTGAAAGTCGCAGCACCTTTACTCCCTTCTCCCGCTGGGAGAAGGGCCGGGGATGATCGTTAGTCTTCGCACTCCTCGCAGCTGCCGGCGACGTCGTGTTGCTGGGAACCCAGCACGAATTCTCTACCTTTTTCCGTGAACCCCGCGGTGGTCGCGAGGATTTCCCGCCGGTACTTGTGCACGAGATAGCCGGCGGCGATGCCCAGACCGAAAACTACCAGTGGATGCTTGAACAAGAATTTCATGGATTCATTCCTCAAATCAGGTTGCCAATAGCCGTTGCGCGCTCCGGGCGGCGCCGCGCATCCGGTTCCGCCGCGATGATATCACCGGTGCCGGACAAGGATCTGACGCCGTGGGGTTTACGGCGCGTAAACCGTCGCCCCGATCCGGAACAGGTAGAAGAGGAGTTCGAGCGCGGCAATGCCGAGGGCGATTTCGACCAGCTTGCGCAGGTAGGGGGAGTTCTGTCTCATCCCGCTCTTCACGTTCCCCTTGCGCTGCCGAGGCCTCATCCGAAATGGCACACGTAATGGAGCGTATCGCTCACCTCGATCCGGAAGCTGCTGTTTCCCGGAACGCTGAACGAATCTCCAGCCTGATAGCTTTGCCACTCCGTCTGGCCGGCGAGTTGCACGCGGCAGCCGCCGGCGACGATCTCCATGATCTCCGGGGCGCCGGTTTCGAAGTGCAGAGCGGAGGGCAGGATCACCCCTAAGGTCTTGCGGCTGCCATCCGGGAGCAGCACGGTGTGGCTGACGCATTTGCCGTCGAAATAGACATTGGCTTGCTTGACGACGCTGACGTTGTCGAACTGGCTCATGAGTGAAGTCCTGGTCTGCAAAAAGGCCGGGCATTATAGACCGGGCGGCGGCGTACGGCAGTGCCTACTCCCCGCCGATCACCCGCCGGTACCAGCCCGGATGATGCTTGCGCGCCCAGGCCCGGCTCACGGTGCCGCGGACCATCGCGCCGATGGTGCCCTTGATCCACAAGGCGGCGTAGATGTGGACGATGATGCCGGCGATCATGACGAAAGCGCAGACCGCGTGGAGCAGCAGCGCCAGGCGGACGACGTCGATGCCGAAATAGGGAGCGAACCAGGGCCGCCAGATCGCGATGCCGGTGAGGAGCAGGGCCGGAATGGTGGCGATCATGGTCCAGAACAGCATCTTCTGGCCGGCGTTGTAGCGGTCCACCTCCGGCAGCCGGTCTTCGCGATTCCTCACCACGTCGGCGATCCGGCTGAGCCAGACGATGTCGTTCCGGGTCAGCAGGTTGTGATGCCAGAATTTGAGCGCCAGGCCCGAGAACGAGATGAACAGCACGATGCCGATGTAAGGATGCAGGATGCGGGTCCAGGTGGGCCCGCCGAAGAACTGGGTGAACCAGAACATGGAAGGGTGGAACAGCGCCAGGCCGGAGAAGCTCAGCAGCAGGAAGGTGAGGGCGGTGACCCAGTGGTTGAAGCGTTCCGCCGGGCTGTACCGCTCGACGGGCGGCGGATTGCGGTCGGTGTTCATGCCTTTTCCTCCTCTTCGTCTTCCTCGGTCTCGTTGGGGCCGACCGTGACATAGTGGAAAAAACCGGCCAGCGCGGTGAAGGCCAGGGCGGCCGTGGCCAGGGGCTTGAAAATCCCTTTCCACAGGCCGACCGTGGGGGAAATGGCCGGGTCTTTCGGCAGGTCGTTGTAGAGCTGCGGCTTGTCGGCGTGATGCAGCACGTACATGACATGGGTGCCGCCCACGCCGGCCGGGTCGTAGAGCCCGGCGTTCCCGAAGCCGCGCTCCTTGAGGTCGGCGATACGCTCGTTGGCGTGCTCGATCATGTCCTCCTTGCTGCCGAACACCAGCGCCTGGGTCGGGCAGGCCTTGATGCAGGCCGGCTCCAGCCCCACCGCCACGCGGTCCGAGCACAGGGTGCACTTGTAGACCTTGCTGTCCTTGTTGGACAGGCGGGGGATGTCGAAGGGGCAGCCGGCGATGCAGTAGCCGCAGCCGATGCAGTTCTCCTCGTGGAAATCGACGATGCCGTTGCTGTACTGGATGATGGCGCCCGGCGAGGGGCAGGCCTTGAGGCAGCCGGGGTCGGCGCAGTGCATGCAGCCGTCCTTGCGGATCAGCCATTCGAGGGTGCCGTTTTCCTCGGTCTCGGCGAAGCGCATCAGGGTCCAGCTGTTGGCGGTCAGGTCGTGCGGATTCTGGTAAGAGCCCTCGTTGATGCCGACCTCCTCGCGCAGATCGTTCCACTCCTGGCACGCCGACTGGCAGGCCTTGCAGCCGATGCACTTGGTGACGTCGATGAGCTTGGCCACCTCCATCGTCTGCCGCTGCTGCGGGCTGGGCGTGGTGGTGGCGGAGCGCCGGACGATGTCCAGGGATTGCAGTGCCATGGTTAAACCTCCGTCCGGCCTTTGAGGACGCGCGCCAGCCAGGATGACTTCTCTGTCGCACCCGCAGTTCCGTTTCCGCCAGGCCGCCGGCGTTCCTCATGCCCCTCGCCCGGCTTGTGGGTGTGCGGCATGAGTTCGGACAGGTCCTTCTTCACATTGACCAGGAAGGCCTTGAACTCCGGCGTCTGGGTATTGGCATCGCCCAGGAACGGCGTCAGGGTGTTGGCGATGTAGCCCTTGCGGGTCGCGCCGGTGAAGCCCCAGTGGATCGGGATGCCGATCTGGTGCACGGTTTGACCCGCGACCTTCAGCGCCTCGATGCGCCTGGTCACCAACGCCACCGCCTTGATGCGGCCGCGCCTGGAGCGCACGACCACCTTCTCGCCGTTGGCGATGCCGAGTTCCGCCGCCAGCGCCTCGCCGATTTCGACGAACTGCTCCGGCTGGAGCGAGGCGTTGATCCGTGCGTGCTTGGTCCAGAAGTGGAAGTGCTCGGTGAGGCGGTAGGTGGTCGCGACGTAAGGGAACTCCTCACGGCTGCCGAGCATGGCCCGGTCGTTGGCGAACACACGCGCCGCCGGGTTGCTGACCACCCTGCTGTGCAGGGGATTGGCCGCCAGCGGCGTTTCGAACGGCTCGTAATGCTCGGGGAAGGGGCCTTCGGCCATCAGATGCCGCGCGAACAGCCGGGCCACCCCTTCGTCGGTCATGATGAAGGGCGACACGCCGCTGTCGGGGCCGGCATCGGCCTTGAAGTCCGGCACGTCCAGCCCGCTCCACTTGCTGCCGTCCCATTCGATCAGCTTGCGCTTCTCGTCCCAGGGCTTGCCGGCGGGATCGCAGGAGGCGCGGTTGTACAGGATCCGCCGGTTCAGCGGCCAGGCCCAGGCCCAGTTGGGCGCGATGCCGAGCCCGGTGGGGTCGGAGGTGTCGCGCCGGGCCATCTGGTTGCCGGCCTCGGTCCAGGCGCCGCAGAAGATCCAGGTGCCGCTGGCGGTGCTGCCGTCGTCGCGGAGTTGGGCGAAGCTCGAGAGCTGCTGCCCCGCCTTGACCAGCACCTTGGCCGGATCCTTGGGATCGGTAAGATCGGCCAGGGCCTGGCCGTTGAACTCCTTCGCCAGTTCGTCCGGTCCCGGCGCTTCCGGAATCCGGTAAGGCCAGTGCAGGCTCAGGATCGGATCGGGGAAGGCGCCGCCTTCCTGCCGGTACAGGTCGCGAACCTTGATGAACAGCTCGGCCATGATGTCGATGTCGGTCCGGCATTCCCCCGGCGG encodes the following:
- a CDS encoding molecular chaperone GroEL, with product MAKEVVYKGNARQRMMQGIEILARAAMPTLGATGPSVMIQHRADGLPPVSTRDGVTVANSIVLKDRVANLGARLLRDVAGTMSREAGDGTTTAIVLARHIAKEMFKSLAAGADPVALKRGIDRAVACVTEDIRARAWRGEQESLILGVAAVATKNEPGVGRLLLEALGAVGVHGAVSVELGQRREDVLDVVDGYRWEKGYLSPYFVTDRTRELAELEDVYLLMTDLEVTDFIDLVPLLEEVTEARGSLLIAADRVHEKALAGILLNHVRGVFKAVAVTAPGFGDKRPNRLLDLAVLTGGRAILEAKGDRLDRVTLADLGRVRRAVVSADETALLGTPGTEASRARLEGLRLEAEQYRALKPGQGSATGRLHELEELEARIIGLSGKSAVYRVGGVTDVEMKERMVRIENAYRSVVSALEEGVLPGGGVGFLGSLPALAELGARDADEARGIGIVRSALAEPLRVIGENSGLSGEAVVAKVMDHPNPGWGYDQESGSFGDLHAKGIWDAAKVLRLALEKAASVAGTFLTTEAVVLEVPDQAAFAGFSANWAAATREDPRV
- a CDS encoding diguanylate cyclase translates to MHKPTLCDSLPTPSRTAAAILSLAQREDVTAEALAQLIQTDPALTGRILRFANAPAQGTRRPIASVIDAMNLLGLPAIRQFALSLSLIDAHREGRCEAFDYAAYWQKSLACAVALQSITAQVPTVAPKEAFTLGLLADVGRLALATAWPQEYGECLRQADGERLIALERERFATDHDDLSRMLLTDWGFPQVFIDALELSHRDEIQDDGRTGRFARQLVLARRVADYRLAEEPRRMALSPILQVEARKCGLDDEDLAHLLGGPQAEWLDWTRMIGIADDDQTGSAEPSGQMPQADEKLHVLLADDDPLMLTRLSRQLEADGHHVASRRDGEAALEYALEHEPEMVITDWHMKPMNGLELCKALRASALGGNVYIVMLTASESEDALVEAFGAGIDDYVIKPPSVRVLKARIWAGQRIITLHKKLARERKEIERYSSELAAANRRLELMAHTDQLTGLPNRRYAMDRLEQEWAEARMFGRPLSIMMLDLDWFKSINDTLGHDAGDQALVHAARVMRETVRTSDIVCRMGGEEFLIITQDTGGAAAIQTADRIRSAIERRQPLDLELSRPLTASIGVADSASATSLKDLLLKADNALYQAKQNGRNGVRYAMA
- a CDS encoding response regulator, whose amino-acid sequence is MSEDLTSPPAMRQRFLRSLGSICLIVILTEVVVMALLEAIRRTGLELPPWQESALDGMLLAVLSTPLLWIMALRPLARQIAMESQRNKELLEALDAHALVSITDLQGKILYANDNFCAVSRYGRDELVGQDHRIVNSGYHRKAYIRDMWRTIARGNIWQGEFCNRRKDGTRYWVDSTIVPLMDNTGKPRQYISIRRDVTAQKETEAQLARLKQAMDANSEMILITDHAGRIIYANPALCRFSGMAEPELLGQSPSVLDSPLADPQTLAAMQAALRTGQPWSGRLLNRRRTGPDTRDAQDYWAEISTTPIHTEGNGLVGYVQIQHDVSVKVERERALAMEQEDTTARLRITETLQQSGPLSERCRRVLDILFGLATFDLQRKGGIFLRAEDEDRLNLFVLEGKFCDEFIRREQTIPLGACLCGRSAVSGEILVSDDCFKDARHEHRFEGMEAHGHYIVPIASGGDVLGVMFLYTDPNPARNEARMAMLRQVGEMLALAILEDRAEASLKAAHDAAVEATQAKSAFLANMSHEIRTPMNGVLGMLELLKDTDMSREQWDLVETASNSAESLLEIINSILDFSKLEAGKVEIERTEFNLPDLVEEVCALLAGRAHDKGLELNCFLPADMPRMWTGDPTRIRQVLTNLLGNSVKFTENGEVSVKVMQADAGEGRTNLSFEIRDTGIGIAPEVQERLFQPFTQADGSTSRRFGGTGLGLSICRNLVELMGGNIGLESAPGQGSRFWFTLPLEHIAGASAPALPDFSHWRVLVVDDNATNRVILTHYLTHWGLEVDEADRGDTALAELEAAQRESRPYDLVLLDLHMPHMDGYGLARAMNADPGLKDIPRLLLSSGGLASEAELRALGIARSLLKPVRQSLLFNAIAEVLATKAKEKSRTPDKSEAVLPAYEGRRVLVVEDNRVNQKVIVAMLGKFGIAPAVADNGQAALELLARSRYDLVLMDCQMPVLGGYEATEELRARELSAGSGRTPVVALTAHAATGEREKCLAAGMDDYLSKPVSRDRLAEALERWLGTSASMDSGEAGQGPAGDDGGSGPGGPSWSREEALTRLDHDEELLAEMIGLCIEEIPKHLAALREAGTTADMAALADAAHAIKGMAGHFCAGAVRELAARLEDRARTAGSAPDPTLIRALETAAAGLLEDMRSGSSQGDPAKGVDDEPR